A region of Notolabrus celidotus isolate fNotCel1 chromosome 4, fNotCel1.pri, whole genome shotgun sequence DNA encodes the following proteins:
- the ogdhl gene encoding 2-oxoglutarate dehydrogenase-like, mitochondrial → MSQFRALAGFLRSGRAGGSQWLRGAGGGGPARRNWIDPRRGCSSGAVPDPSAVANSSNYVEEMYYAWLEDHKNVHESWDAFFRNIQASSPSGEACERRPSALLQGRVLSHSPDMAQKVVEDHLAVHTLIRAYQIRGHHVAKLDPLGILDADLDSFAPSDLITTISNLGFYGLGESDLDRSFQLPPTTFIGGGDTTLPLREIIHRLETSYCGHIGVEFMFINNVDQCQWIRQKIETPGILQFTNAEKRTLLARLIRSTRFEDFLARKWSSEKRFGLEGCEVLIPALKTIIDKSSAAGIDSVIMGMPHRGRLNVLANVIRKELDQIFCQFDPKLEAADEGSGDVKYHLGMYHERINRETDKNITLSLMANPSHLEAVDPVVMGKAKAEQFYRGDTQGKKVMSILMHGDAAFAGQGVVYETFHLSELPSYTTHGTIHVVVNNQIGFTTDPRVARSSPYPTDVARVVNAPIFHVNADDPEAVMYVCQLAAEWRSTFNKDVVIDLVSYRRFGHNEMDEPMFTQPLMYKQIRRQEHVLKKYSDKLIAEGVVTLQEFEEEVAKYDKICEEAYTSSKDEKILHNRHWLDSPWPDFFTAEGEPKSMGCVPTGLDEEVLHHIGQTASSVPLEDFKIHPGVSRILRGRADLVKNRQMDWALGEYMAFGSLLKDGIHVRLSGQDVERGTFSHRHHVLHDQEVDKRICVPMNHLWPNQAPYTVCNSSLSEYGVLGFELGFAMASPNALILWEAQFGDFNNTAQCIIDQFISPGQAKWVRNNGIVLLLPHGMEGMGPEHSSARPERFLQMSKDDPDHFPEFSGDFEVQQLYDCNWIVVNCSTPANYCHVLRRQILLPFRKPLIVFTPKSLLRLPDARSSFDDLAKGTTFKRLIPDEGPASQSPAKVKRMIFCTGKVYYELAKERKQQKLESDIAIIRLEQISPFPFDLVRAETEKYPNAELVWCQEEHKNMGYYDYVRPRFLTVVANKKPIWYVGRDPAAAPATGNKSTHLNELKRFMDTAFNLSAFKGKDL, encoded by the exons ATGAGTCAGTTCAGGGCATTAGCGGGTTTCCTGAGGAGTGGGCGGGCCGGGGGGAGTCAGTGGCTgcgaggagcaggaggaggtggcCCGGCCAGGAGGAATTGGATTGACCCAAGGAGAGGCTGCTCCTCAGGGGCTGTGCCTGATCCCTCAGCGGTGGCGAACAGCTCCAACTATGTGGAGGAGATGTACTATGCCTGGCTGGAAGATCATAAAAACGTGCACGAG TCTTGGGACGCGTTCTTCCGGAACATCCAGGCCTCCAGTCCGTCTGGCGAGGCGTGTGAGAGACGGCCCTCCGCTCTGCTCCAGGGCCGAGTGCTGTCCCACTCACCAGACATGGCACAGAAAgtggtggaggaccacctggcTGTGCACACTCTCATTAGAGCCTACCAG aTTCGGGGTCACCATGTTGCCAAGTTAGACCCTTTGGGAATCCTGGACGCTGACCTGGACTCATTCGCTCCCTCTGACTTGATCACAACCATCAGCAATTTAG GTTTCTATGGGCTTGGTGAGTCAGACTTGGACCGGAGCTTTCAGCTGCCCCCCACCACCTTCATCGGAGGAGGAGACACCACTCTTCCTCTCAGAGAAATCATACACAGACTAGAG ACGTCCTACTGTGGACACATCGGGGTTGAGTTTATGTTCATCAACAACGTGGACCAGTGTCAGTGGATTCGTCAGAAAATCGAGACTCCGGGAATCCTGCAGTTCACAAACGCTGAGAAGAGGACTTTGCTGGCTCGCCTGATCAGATCCACAAG GTTTGAGGACTTCCTGGCCAGAAAGTGGTCCTCAGAGAAACGTTTTGGTCTAGAGGGCTGTGAGGTGCTCATTCCTGCCCTGAAAACCATCATAGACAAGTCTAGCGCTGCAGGCATTGACAGCGTGATCATGGGGATGCCTCATCG GGGTCGACTGAATGTCTTGGCCAATGTGATTCGTAAGGAGCTGGATCAGATCTTCTGTCAATTTGACCCTAAATTAGAGGCTGCTGATGAG GGCTCAGGTGATGTCAAATACCACCTTGGGATGTATCACGAGAGGATCAACCGTGAGACGGacaaaaacatcacactgtCCCTCATGGCAAACCCCTCCCACCTTGAAGCGGTGGACCCAGTGGTTATGGGCAAGGCCAAAGCAGAGCAGTTCTACAGAGGAGACACTCAGGGAAAGAAG GTGATGTCAATCTTGATGCACGGTGACGCTGCGTTTGCTGGACAAGGAGTTGTGTATGAGACTTTCCACCTGAGTGAGCTCCCCTCCTACACCACACATGGTACAATCCATGTGGTGGTCAACAACCAG ATTGGCTTCACTACAGACCCTCGAGTGGCCCGCTCCTCTCCCTACCCGACTGATGTGGCTCGGGTCGTCAACGCACCCATCTTCCACGTGAACGCCGATGACCCTGAGGCTGTCATGTACGTGTGCCAGTTGGCTGCAGAGTGGAGGTCCACATTCAACAAGGATGTGGTCATTGACCTG GTTTCTTACAGACGATTTGGCCACAACGAGATGGACGAGCCCATGTTCACCCAGCCGCTGATGTACAAACAGATCCGCCGACAGGAGCATGTGCTGAAGAAGTACTCTGATAAGCTGATTGCTGAGGGGGTGGTGACGCTGCAGGAATTTGAG GAAGAGGTTGCCAAATATGACAAGATATGTGAGGAGGCATACACCAGTTCCAAGGATGAAAAGATTTTGCACAATCGACACTGGCTCGATTCCCCCTGGCCAG ATTTTTTCACAGCAGAGGGAGAGCCCAAGAGCATGGGCTGTGTCCCCACAGGACTGGACGAGGAGGTTCTGCATCACATTGGACAGACAGCCAGCTCTGTGCCTCTGGAAGATTTTAAGATCCACCCTG gCGTGTCTCGTATCCTGCGTGGGCGAGCTGACCTGGTGAAGAATCGGCAGATGGACTGGGCTCTGGGAGAGTACATGGCCTTTGGTTCCCTTCTCAAAGACGGCATCCATGTACGACTCAGCGGACAAGACGTAGAAAGAGGAACTTTTAG CCATCGTCATCATGTCCTGCATGACCAAGAGGTAGACAAACGTATCTGTGTCCCTATGAACCACCTTTGGCCCAACCAGGCTCCTTACACCGTCTGCAACAGCTCCTTATCAGAGTATGGAGTGCTTG GTTTTGAGCTTGGCTTCGCCATGGCCAGCCCCAATGCTCTGATCCTCTGGGAAGCTCAGTTTGGAGACTTTAACAACACAGCTCAGTGTATCATTGACCAGTTCATCAGCCCGGGCCAGGCTAAGTGGGTCCGCAATAATGGTATCGTCCTACTGCTGCCACATGGGATGGAGGGAATG GGCCCAGAACATTCATCAGCTCGACCTGAACGCTTCCTGCAAATGAGTAAAGATGACCCTGATCACTTCCCT GAGTTCAGTGGAGACTTTGAAGTCCAGCAGCTTTACGACTGTAACTGGATTGTGGTTAACTGCTCCACGCCTGCTAACTACTGTCACGTGCTCAGACGTCAGATTCTGCTGCCATTCAGGAAACCG CTGATCGTTTTCACTCCAAAGTCCCTGCTGAGGCTCCCTGATGCAAGGTCCAGTTTTGATGACCTCGCCAAAG GCACTACATTTAAGAGGCTGATTCCAGACGAGGGTCCAGCAAGCCAAAGCCCAGCCAAAGTGAAGAGGATGATCTTCTGCACTGGGAAGGTCTACTATGAACTGGctaaagagaggaaacaacaaaaactaGAGAGCGACATTGCCATCATAAGACTAGAACAG ATCTCTCCATTCCCTTTTGACCTGGTCAGAGCCGAAACAGAGAAATATCCCAACGCTGAGCTGGTCTGGTGTCAGGAGGAGCACAAGAACATGGGCTACTACGACTACGTACGACCACGCTTCCTCACAGTAGTGGCCAACAAGAAACCAATTTG GTATGTTGGGCGGGACCCCGCAGCTGCTCCTGCAACAGGGAACAAGTCCACCCACCTCAATGAGCTGAAGAGGTTCATGGACACAGCTTTTAACCTGAGCGCCTTCAAGGGGAAGGACTTGTAA
- the c4h10orf53 gene encoding UPF0728 protein C10orf53 homolog, translating into MPKLARVTICYGPYESCGIVKPRTLRLQGLQAALRARGHQCVLEETREWNMVELVVHGEVAFRCDIKQLEFGGDGILDPVCTEAVNAVENAY; encoded by the exons ATGCCGAAACTAGCGCGTGTGACAATTTGTTACGGACCTTATGAATCTTGTGGGATCGTCAAACCCCGGACTCTCCGTCTGCAGGGTCTCCAGG CCGCTCTGAGAGCACGCGGGCACCAGTGCGTCCTGGAAGAAACGCGCGAGTGGAACATGGTGGAGCTCGTGGTCCACGGGGAGGTCGCTTTCAGATGTGATATTAAGCAGCTGGAGTTTG GTGGAGATGGAATACTGGACCCTGTTTGTACGGAAGCGGTGAATGCTGTGGAGAATGCTTATTGA